From Pseudothermotoga thermarum DSM 5069, a single genomic window includes:
- the cas2 gene encoding CRISPR-associated endonuclease Cas2, which produces MYVIVCYDIEVERVAKALKICRKYLNWVQNSVFEGQITRGNLERLKHELSKIVKDSDSIRFYIFQSEDVFELEILGQDKCMNDLII; this is translated from the coding sequence ATGTACGTAATAGTTTGTTATGACATAGAAGTTGAAAGAGTCGCAAAAGCTTTAAAAATTTGTAGGAAGTATCTAAACTGGGTACAAAACTCGGTTTTTGAAGGACAAATAACAAGAGGAAATCTTGAGCGATTAAAACATGAACTATCAAAAATCGTCAAAGATAGCGATAGTATCAGATTCTACATATTCCAAAGTGAAGATGTCTTCGAACTCGAAATTTTGGGACAAGACAAATGCATGAACGATCTTATAATTTGA
- the cas5b gene encoding type I-B CRISPR-associated protein Cas5b, producing MKILVFDVKGKFALFRRSYTTTSSTTYPFPPRTAICGIIAAILGIENPPDRPSWYLRKFDNARISIRLLNPIKKIRLGINYVETKPDKDTPRTQILAEIIKDPAYRIYISEFEKFDELVKLIRSHECVFTPYLGLSEFIADFSYVGVFEAKKVSLPTLVNSVVKIIDGTKSFPERGTALIRERMVLRMDDKRTPLEFAEYWVEKNGKALQILEYSEDILEIEELNERICWID from the coding sequence ATGAAGATTTTGGTTTTTGATGTCAAAGGAAAATTTGCGCTTTTTAGAAGATCTTATACAACCACAAGCTCAACTACTTATCCTTTTCCACCTAGGACTGCTATTTGTGGAATAATAGCAGCAATACTTGGAATAGAAAATCCACCCGACAGACCAAGCTGGTATCTACGAAAGTTTGACAATGCGAGAATTTCGATAAGACTTTTGAATCCGATCAAGAAAATCCGGCTTGGGATAAACTACGTTGAGACAAAACCTGATAAAGACACCCCAAGAACGCAGATTCTCGCCGAGATCATAAAAGATCCGGCATATAGAATTTACATCTCTGAGTTCGAAAAATTCGACGAGCTTGTTAAGTTAATTCGCTCTCATGAATGTGTTTTCACCCCGTACCTTGGTCTTAGTGAATTCATCGCCGATTTCAGTTATGTTGGGGTTTTTGAAGCAAAAAAAGTATCTTTACCTACTTTAGTCAACAGCGTCGTCAAAATAATCGATGGAACTAAATCGTTCCCCGAAAGAGGAACCGCGCTGATCCGTGAAAGAATGGTTCTTAGGATGGACGATAAAAGAACCCCGTTAGAATTTGCAGAGTACTGGGTTGAAAAAAATGGTAAGGCTTTGCAAATACTTGAATACAGCGAAGACATTTTG
- the cas7b gene encoding type I-B CRISPR-associated protein Cas7/Csh2 has translation MNNLNEVIRNRSELLFLYDVKWANPNGDPLEENKPRIDEETERCIVSDVRLKRTIRDELMAMGETIWVSGEAVTPDERAKELEITSEEDATKKCIDVRLFGGVMPIKPKEKGAKGQSINLTGPVQFRFGMSLHPVKVVFMQGTAAFTSEAKAEQRSFREEYVIPYALICFYGVANENSAKKTNLTEQDMQKLLKAMWNGTKNLITRSKMEHNPRLLLRIIYKEGQNFHIGELDSYISFVAEKSPKELRDISDLQLDVTMLMDALGKNKDKIEKVQLIIDERLKMLKNNSPTCIVRELQELGIKFENIAQLMG, from the coding sequence ATGAATAATTTGAATGAAGTAATCAGAAATCGTTCTGAACTGCTGTTTCTCTACGATGTCAAATGGGCAAATCCCAATGGAGATCCATTGGAAGAGAACAAACCAAGGATTGATGAAGAAACCGAAAGATGTATTGTAAGCGACGTAAGGCTTAAAAGAACCATTAGAGACGAGTTAATGGCAATGGGTGAAACTATCTGGGTATCCGGAGAAGCGGTAACACCTGATGAAAGGGCAAAAGAACTTGAGATAACAAGCGAAGAAGACGCAACAAAGAAGTGTATCGACGTACGGTTGTTTGGCGGAGTTATGCCCATCAAACCGAAAGAAAAGGGAGCAAAAGGGCAATCGATCAATCTCACAGGTCCTGTGCAATTTCGATTCGGTATGAGCCTTCATCCAGTGAAAGTCGTGTTCATGCAAGGTACAGCTGCTTTCACAAGCGAAGCAAAAGCTGAACAGAGAAGCTTTAGAGAAGAATACGTGATCCCATACGCGCTGATATGCTTTTACGGTGTGGCCAACGAGAATAGTGCCAAAAAGACAAATTTGACAGAACAAGATATGCAAAAACTTCTAAAGGCGATGTGGAACGGAACAAAGAATTTGATCACTCGCTCGAAAATGGAGCACAACCCAAGACTTCTTTTAAGAATAATCTACAAAGAAGGGCAAAACTTTCACATCGGAGAATTGGACAGCTATATATCTTTCGTGGCAGAAAAAAGTCCAAAAGAGCTAAGGGATATTTCCGATTTGCAATTGGATGTAACGATGCTAATGGATGCTTTAGGGAAGAATAAAGATAAAATAGAAAAAGTACAATTGATCATAGATGAGCGACTAAAAATGCTTAAAAATAATTCTCCAACATGCATCGTAAGAGAACTACAAGAACTTGGAATAAAATTCGAAAATATAGCACAGCTGATGGGATGA
- a CDS encoding TIGR02556 family CRISPR-associated protein → MIDKLIRLSKIYPPKDLIENLSRPLTAKQGFAIKISRDAFEDVIVIDQTKKLLFYDQKGNVSGKSPTVKISGSNVDDFKKVVKKVAEFFNETALQNVYETIVGNLEAITEKAFQKYSESLGKDKPSFFTVIIDGKFPEDHPIVREIFVERVMEKSKSGIDGICATCGKKTKVTASANQVFKFITFDKPGFCPNLDKSQAVKVFPICENCLLLLENASNLIKNKLTFDFVGSNLWIIPSIVGDDPEILKAVTEKIASIGIGSVEITASKTLRDFSKLELSAEEILSEEGENVLYDFLLIKQSQSQQRIELHVSEVSPTRLRKLYECSKSISKLFEENGLDISMEKSSFKPGFEQLWYLFGKPAADEAGRKEYLNLVEACFTQNQFNYDRFLWYIMKKLRQTFHQFPENLKNDALSAFGNLLYLTAINVLRPTQGGAKMPQEEGIFDSFFDKFKEFFDEPWKKAVFLTGVLVKRVMEVQESRKGKSPFLKKLGGLKMNYNQIKYLLTESWKKLQQYDAFQSSDEILFSEASKYFLQASDVKASIDLLNFVLTLGMTFPRNLLLKNFERKVEGVSVNE, encoded by the coding sequence TTGATAGATAAACTTATAAGACTGTCAAAGATTTATCCACCAAAGGATTTGATTGAAAACCTTTCCAGACCCTTAACTGCGAAACAGGGCTTTGCGATCAAAATAAGCAGGGATGCTTTTGAGGATGTCATTGTGATAGATCAAACGAAAAAGCTGCTTTTTTACGACCAAAAAGGAAATGTTTCTGGGAAAAGTCCAACTGTGAAAATCAGCGGTTCTAATGTTGATGATTTCAAAAAAGTCGTTAAAAAAGTTGCTGAGTTTTTCAACGAAACGGCTTTACAGAACGTTTATGAAACCATCGTCGGTAACCTAGAAGCCATAACTGAAAAAGCTTTTCAAAAATATTCTGAAAGCTTAGGTAAAGACAAACCAAGTTTCTTCACCGTGATAATTGATGGAAAATTTCCAGAGGATCATCCTATAGTAAGGGAAATTTTTGTGGAAAGAGTTATGGAGAAATCAAAATCTGGAATCGACGGAATCTGCGCAACATGCGGTAAGAAAACAAAAGTCACAGCCAGTGCCAATCAAGTTTTCAAGTTTATAACTTTTGACAAACCAGGATTTTGTCCAAATTTAGATAAATCGCAAGCTGTAAAAGTTTTCCCAATATGCGAAAATTGCCTTTTGCTGCTGGAGAATGCCTCAAATTTGATCAAAAACAAGTTAACCTTTGACTTTGTGGGAAGCAACCTTTGGATTATCCCATCCATCGTTGGAGATGATCCAGAAATACTCAAAGCTGTAACGGAAAAAATCGCTTCTATAGGGATTGGCAGTGTTGAAATAACCGCATCGAAAACACTCCGAGATTTTTCAAAACTGGAATTAAGCGCAGAAGAGATTCTTTCAGAAGAAGGGGAAAATGTTCTCTATGATTTTCTGCTCATTAAGCAGTCTCAAAGTCAACAGAGAATAGAGCTTCATGTAAGCGAAGTTTCCCCAACAAGGTTGAGAAAACTTTATGAATGTTCCAAAAGTATCTCTAAGCTTTTTGAGGAAAATGGTTTGGATATTTCAATGGAGAAAAGTTCTTTCAAACCGGGATTTGAACAGCTTTGGTATTTGTTTGGAAAACCAGCTGCTGATGAGGCAGGTAGGAAAGAATATCTCAACCTCGTTGAAGCTTGTTTTACACAAAATCAGTTTAACTATGACAGATTTCTTTGGTACATCATGAAAAAATTGAGACAAACTTTCCACCAGTTTCCCGAAAATCTCAAAAATGACGCTCTGAGCGCGTTTGGAAACTTGCTTTACTTGACAGCGATAAATGTTTTACGGCCAACCCAAGGAGGTGCGAAAATGCCTCAAGAAGAGGGTATTTTCGATAGTTTCTTTGACAAATTCAAAGAGTTCTTCGACGAACCTTGGAAAAAAGCAGTCTTTTTAACAGGTGTTCTTGTCAAACGAGTTATGGAAGTACAGGAATCAAGAAAGGGAAAGTCGCCTTTTCTCAAGAAACTTGGTGGGCTTAAGATGAATTACAACCAAATTAAGTATTTACTCACAGAATCTTGGAAAAAATTGCAGCAGTACGATGCGTTCCAAAGTAGTGATGAAATATTGTTCTCCGAGGCATCAAAGTATTTCCTGCAAGCTTCAGATGTTAAAGCCAGTATTGATTTGCTAAACTTTGTTCTTACTCTTGGCATGACTTTCCCCAGAAATCTTCTGCTTAAAAACTTTGAAAGAAAGGTTGAGGGGGTGTCTGTGAATGAATAA